The following proteins come from a genomic window of Pyxidicoccus sp. MSG2:
- a CDS encoding metallophosphoesterase, whose protein sequence is MRSSHEVRAVWIHGLLLAAVLVLPSAAWADSKSSAWVSSTGRTLENPRFRLELSAPATVTLDLMSSVDTYLYLLNQDGSQLIAQDDDSGGNFNSRLTVSLGAGRYMLVAATYSAGQRGDFTLNSSQGGLAYCFQAYADTNYSGASNTFCEGGSQPFMNDAYSSIRVPKGMRVRAYEHGGGVGLARTYFQDVPNVGGLYNDMISSFSWSNFQTNDFFMVFASDPQFSWKHCNDGPGPLCDRENQVFAGWNDDDLARYYNTNVVNGINQVKNLLGEYRFGGTVVNGDLTEFGNQDVDLGDYINIYEHGVQSNVYLGLGNHDYANNVNDCYENQCATGMVWYFKDQVWTLNATRFDYSESGVYYEFPSNRKNHTGSLGYSWDIGKVHFAQLNNYPTYTRDWNGWNFSAARRDYFYIQSAINWLRSDLQDAVNRGQEIVVNMHDWGSGASTEMMSVLNDFPVSAVYAGHYHGSYGRYDTRWMNDGKPLPVFLSGSAHLGTFLVTRFVNGKTYTWVMAVDQFNGGQLRVLYNGTYYPAASTPGLFDTCAGCSRYYQEVFDMR, encoded by the coding sequence ATGCGTTCCTCACATGAAGTGCGCGCTGTTTGGATTCACGGCCTGCTCCTGGCGGCCGTGCTGGTGCTGCCGTCGGCGGCGTGGGCGGACTCGAAGAGCAGCGCGTGGGTGAGCTCCACCGGCCGGACACTCGAGAACCCACGGTTCCGGTTGGAGCTGTCGGCGCCCGCGACGGTGACGCTCGACCTGATGTCCTCCGTCGACACCTATCTCTACCTGCTCAACCAGGACGGCTCGCAGCTCATCGCCCAGGATGACGACAGCGGCGGCAACTTCAACAGCCGGCTGACGGTGTCGCTGGGAGCCGGCAGGTACATGCTCGTCGCGGCGACCTATTCAGCGGGCCAGCGCGGGGACTTCACACTCAACAGCAGCCAGGGCGGCCTGGCCTATTGCTTCCAGGCGTACGCGGACACGAACTACTCCGGCGCCTCCAACACCTTCTGCGAGGGCGGAAGCCAGCCCTTCATGAACGACGCGTACTCGTCCATCCGCGTCCCCAAGGGCATGCGCGTGCGCGCCTATGAGCACGGCGGCGGCGTGGGGCTGGCGCGGACGTACTTCCAGGACGTGCCGAACGTGGGCGGGCTCTACAACGACATGATTTCGAGCTTCTCGTGGTCCAACTTCCAGACGAACGACTTCTTCATGGTCTTCGCCTCGGACCCGCAGTTCTCCTGGAAGCACTGCAACGACGGGCCGGGCCCGCTCTGTGACAGGGAGAACCAGGTCTTCGCGGGATGGAACGACGACGACCTGGCGCGCTACTACAACACCAACGTCGTCAATGGCATCAACCAGGTGAAGAACCTGCTGGGCGAGTACCGGTTCGGCGGCACCGTGGTGAACGGCGACCTGACGGAGTTCGGAAACCAGGACGTGGACCTGGGCGACTACATCAACATCTACGAGCACGGCGTGCAGTCCAACGTCTACCTGGGCCTGGGCAATCACGACTACGCCAACAACGTGAATGACTGCTACGAGAACCAGTGCGCCACGGGCATGGTCTGGTACTTCAAGGACCAGGTCTGGACGCTCAACGCCACGCGCTTCGACTACTCGGAGAGCGGCGTCTATTACGAGTTCCCCAGCAACCGGAAGAACCACACGGGCAGCCTGGGGTACTCGTGGGACATCGGCAAGGTCCACTTCGCCCAGCTCAACAACTACCCCACGTACACGCGCGACTGGAACGGCTGGAACTTCAGCGCGGCGCGCCGCGACTACTTCTACATCCAGTCCGCCATCAACTGGCTGCGAAGCGACCTGCAGGACGCCGTCAATCGCGGGCAGGAAATCGTCGTCAACATGCACGACTGGGGCTCCGGCGCGAGCACGGAGATGATGTCGGTGCTGAACGACTTCCCTGTCTCCGCCGTCTACGCGGGCCACTATCACGGCAGCTATGGCCGGTATGACACGCGGTGGATGAACGACGGCAAGCCGCTGCCCGTGTTCCTCAGCGGCTCGGCCCACCTGGGCACCTTCCTGGTGACCCGCTTCGTGAACGGCAAGACGTACACGTGGGTCATGGCCGTGGACCAGTTCAACGGCGGCCAGCTGCGCGTGCTCTACAACGGCACCTACTACCCCGCGGCCTCCACGCCCGGCCTCTTCGACACCTGCGCCGGGTGCTCGCGCTACTACCAGGAAGTGTTCGACATGCGCTGA
- a CDS encoding MarR family winged helix-turn-helix transcriptional regulator, producing MSTGKGPTLGTLLRHLIEHLDGAVEQAYERAGLDYRPRYTPIVRTLMAQGPVSIRAIAQQAQVSHSAVSQTVSQMVNAGLVELQPGSDARERIVALTPQGRAMLPALERQWAATNAAADQLDKELSAPLSRVLAEALQALEREPFDARLEKAAAKLKPSRKSRPRE from the coding sequence ATGAGCACCGGCAAAGGCCCCACCCTCGGCACGCTGTTGCGGCACCTCATCGAGCACCTCGACGGCGCCGTGGAGCAGGCCTACGAGCGCGCGGGGCTGGACTACCGCCCGCGCTACACGCCCATCGTGCGGACGTTGATGGCGCAGGGCCCGGTCTCCATCCGCGCCATTGCCCAGCAGGCGCAGGTCAGCCACTCCGCCGTCAGCCAGACCGTCTCGCAGATGGTCAACGCCGGACTGGTGGAGCTCCAGCCCGGCTCCGACGCCCGCGAGCGCATCGTCGCCCTGACGCCCCAGGGCCGGGCCATGCTTCCCGCCCTGGAGCGCCAGTGGGCGGCGACCAACGCGGCGGCGGACCAGCTCGACAAGGAGCTCTCCGCGCCGCTGTCTCGAGTCCTCGCCGAAGCGCTGCAGGCGCTGGAGCGAGAGCCCTTCGACGCGCGGCTCGAGAAGGCGGCCGCAAAGCTGAAGCCGTCACGCAAGAGCAGGCCGCGAGAGTGA
- a CDS encoding LysR family transcriptional regulator, whose protein sequence is MEFRQLQLFIAVAEELHFGRAAARVGMAQPPFSQQIRRLESELGVELLTRTSRRVALTPAGSHLLEDARALLTKRADVITSVRQAARGETGTLRVGFAASSAFGVLPDIVLRFRTRFPAVKLDLDDRVTMNVGVSLTTGELDLAIVRAPFQHDGVTVERLLRERFVLALPARHPRARQKVVALSSLANEPFVLFPRHSAPGLHDTVTSMCLSAGFSPRIVQEASVWTSVIGMVEAGLGLTIAPMSARALRPKGVVFRTLRDASGYAELSVAFAGPQPSPAAAHFRAVAHEAVARQQ, encoded by the coding sequence ATGGAATTCCGCCAGCTCCAGCTCTTCATCGCCGTCGCGGAAGAGCTTCACTTCGGCCGGGCCGCCGCTCGGGTGGGCATGGCACAGCCGCCGTTCAGCCAGCAGATTCGCAGGTTGGAGTCGGAGCTGGGCGTCGAGCTCCTCACCCGGACGAGCCGGCGCGTGGCCCTCACTCCCGCCGGGAGCCACCTGCTGGAGGACGCCCGCGCGCTGCTGACGAAGCGCGCGGACGTCATCACCTCCGTGCGGCAGGCGGCGCGGGGAGAGACGGGAACGCTGCGGGTCGGCTTCGCGGCGTCCTCGGCCTTCGGCGTGCTGCCCGACATCGTGCTGCGGTTCCGGACGCGGTTTCCGGCGGTGAAGCTGGATCTCGATGACCGCGTGACGATGAACGTCGGCGTCTCGCTCACCACCGGAGAGCTGGACCTGGCCATCGTCCGCGCGCCCTTCCAGCATGACGGGGTGACGGTGGAGCGGTTGCTGCGAGAACGCTTCGTGCTCGCGCTGCCCGCCCGCCACCCACGGGCCCGTCAGAAAGTGGTCGCCCTGTCCTCGCTGGCGAACGAGCCCTTCGTGCTGTTCCCCCGGCACTCGGCGCCCGGCCTGCACGACACGGTGACGAGCATGTGCCTCTCCGCGGGCTTCTCTCCGCGCATCGTCCAGGAGGCCAGCGTGTGGACCTCGGTCATCGGCATGGTGGAAGCGGGACTCGGGCTCACCATTGCCCCGATGTCCGCCCGGGCGCTGCGTCCGAAGGGCGTGGTCTTCCGGACCCTGCGCGATGCCTCGGGGTACGCGGAGCTGTCCGTCGCCTTCGCGGGGCCGCAACCCTCTCCCGCCGCCGCGCACTTCCGCGCCGTGGCCCATGAGGCCGTCGCACGCCAGCAGTGA
- a CDS encoding glycoside hydrolase family 43 protein has translation MRKSPRILALAFASVLSTFVSGCGDELADTEAPVDSTRAALACSTRITYGDRWIRPSGHTSQYDIASDLVTWNGTCVNEGTNSYAVLSNGWKPYFTGNNACVLALDTDCAGATACATRITYAASWLKPSGHTAQYDDAGGRVFWDRGCTNEGSNSYAVLSNGWKPYFSGSGACGMSFRYTGCGGLYQNPVVNADCADPGVIHDGTRYVAACTSGGAANAFALRTSTDLVTWTSAGHIFPSASKPTWATGDFWAPEIHKVGTRFIAYFTARHSDGKLSIGAATSASALGPFTDRGQPLVHDTGMGMIDATFFQDTAGVPYLVWKADGNAVGQATPIYGQQLAADGLSLVGTRRTLMSNNLAWEGGVVEAPWVVARGGYYYLFYSGNSYANSTYAVGVARATSPLGPYTKLGNPILKTGGGWVGPGHNSVVTGPGGDTYMVYHAWNSAHTARVMLVDQMTWPNGWPAVPSAPSAGSRPMP, from the coding sequence ATGAGGAAGTCCCCCCGCATCCTGGCCCTCGCGTTCGCGAGCGTCCTCTCGACGTTCGTGTCCGGCTGTGGCGACGAGCTTGCCGACACCGAGGCTCCCGTCGACTCCACCCGCGCGGCGCTCGCGTGCAGCACGCGCATCACCTACGGCGACCGGTGGATTCGTCCCTCGGGGCACACGTCGCAGTACGACATCGCGAGCGACCTGGTGACGTGGAATGGCACCTGCGTCAACGAGGGCACCAACTCGTACGCGGTGCTCTCCAACGGCTGGAAGCCGTACTTCACCGGCAACAACGCGTGCGTGCTGGCGCTCGACACTGACTGTGCCGGGGCCACCGCGTGTGCGACGCGCATCACCTACGCCGCGTCCTGGCTGAAGCCCTCGGGGCACACGGCGCAGTACGACGACGCGGGCGGGCGCGTGTTCTGGGACAGGGGCTGCACGAACGAGGGGAGCAACTCCTACGCGGTGCTCTCCAACGGCTGGAAGCCGTACTTCAGCGGCTCCGGCGCGTGCGGCATGTCGTTCCGGTACACGGGCTGCGGCGGGCTGTACCAGAACCCGGTGGTCAACGCGGACTGTGCGGACCCGGGCGTCATCCATGATGGGACGCGGTACGTCGCCGCCTGTACGTCGGGCGGCGCGGCCAACGCCTTTGCCCTGCGCACGTCGACGGACCTGGTGACGTGGACGAGCGCGGGCCACATCTTCCCCTCCGCGAGCAAGCCCACGTGGGCGACGGGCGACTTCTGGGCTCCGGAAATCCACAAGGTGGGCACGCGCTTCATCGCGTACTTCACCGCGCGGCACTCGGACGGGAAGCTGTCCATTGGCGCGGCCACCTCGGCCAGCGCGCTCGGGCCCTTCACGGACCGCGGCCAGCCGCTCGTGCACGACACGGGGATGGGCATGATTGACGCCACCTTCTTCCAGGACACGGCCGGAGTGCCGTACCTGGTGTGGAAGGCGGACGGCAACGCGGTGGGGCAGGCGACGCCCATCTACGGGCAGCAACTGGCGGCGGATGGCCTGTCGCTCGTCGGCACGCGCCGCACGCTGATGAGCAACAACCTCGCCTGGGAGGGCGGCGTCGTCGAGGCGCCGTGGGTCGTCGCGCGGGGCGGCTACTACTACCTCTTCTACAGCGGCAACTCGTACGCCAACAGCACCTACGCCGTGGGCGTCGCGCGCGCCACCAGCCCGCTGGGGCCGTACACGAAGCTGGGCAACCCAATCCTCAAGACGGGCGGCGGCTGGGTGGGGCCGGGACACAACTCCGTCGTCACCGGGCCGGGCGGCGACACGTACATGGTCTACCACGCGTGGAACAGCGCCCACACCGCGCGGGTGATGCTCGTCGACCAGATGACGTGGCCCAACGGCTGGCCCGCGGTGCCGTCGGCGCCGTCGGCGGGCTCGCGGCCCATGCCGTAG
- a CDS encoding DPP IV N-terminal domain-containing protein — protein sequence MRRLLLAVGILMTAFASVPAVAQPSPDAKLQERLDLADRFLRLHRLVRDSLVPPKWFREGDRLVFWSEDGKDGGTWMLFQARTGVATPLVSGAELRAQLSQLAGKPVSALKFFEVAITADQKGIVFRHEGKAFKLGLTDGRVTALAPEDRSALELSRTHVLAPAGGGVAEQRDGGGFAVRGADGSLVVERAGEEHLGWRIPENPWSPDGRFLAVLREDLRGVHKVPVVDYSTALERVTWVPYAKSGTPLPKRELHIVELATGRVMAIAPAEGETHDFFIGWRPDGGEALSLHLSRDGKRLDLTGVEPVSGKRRRVLREERPETFVAGLDLEAGGFAKQVRFLPDSKAFLWMSERDGWRHVYLYDVSGRLIRQVTRGAFPVHEVVGVAPGGDAIFVVASADSGAPYEQLFYRGSLKGGALKRLSSGSGLHRITLAPSGGYFVDTWSSRTQPRLREVGSTDGKSRVRLTTSDVSAVEALGFKPPEALTVTAADGVTPLHGVLYKPRDFDPTKRYPVIAYIYAGPFMTAVPWSYLGNGMSLDSASMAQLGFVVVLLDPRGTPGRSKAFQDANYGRVGQTEIPDYVAGVKQAAATRPWMDLERVGIHGHSWGGYFALRGMLTAPEFFKAGYAGAPGALEEEAIINEPYLGLPGTNPAAYEAGSNVALAGKLQGQLKMMHGTSDVNATLSTTMRMAEALVREGKHFELLIMPGQPHNPEPPADRYYTDDVNMFFVRTLGGPR from the coding sequence ATGCGACGCCTCCTGCTTGCTGTTGGAATCCTGATGACGGCCTTCGCGAGCGTGCCCGCCGTGGCGCAGCCGAGCCCGGACGCGAAGCTCCAGGAGCGGCTGGACCTGGCCGACCGGTTCCTCCGGCTCCATCGGCTCGTCCGCGACAGCCTCGTCCCCCCGAAGTGGTTCCGCGAGGGAGACCGGCTGGTGTTCTGGTCGGAGGACGGGAAGGACGGAGGGACGTGGATGCTCTTCCAGGCCCGGACGGGAGTGGCGACGCCGCTGGTGTCCGGCGCCGAGCTGCGGGCCCAGCTCTCGCAGTTGGCAGGCAAGCCCGTCTCCGCGCTGAAGTTCTTCGAGGTCGCCATCACCGCGGACCAGAAGGGCATCGTCTTCCGGCACGAGGGGAAGGCCTTCAAGCTGGGGCTGACGGATGGCCGCGTCACCGCGCTCGCTCCGGAGGACCGGTCCGCGCTGGAGCTCTCGCGGACGCACGTCCTGGCTCCGGCGGGAGGAGGTGTCGCGGAGCAGCGTGACGGCGGTGGCTTTGCCGTGCGCGGTGCGGACGGGAGCCTGGTGGTGGAGCGCGCCGGGGAGGAGCACCTCGGCTGGCGCATCCCGGAGAACCCCTGGTCGCCGGATGGCCGCTTCCTGGCGGTGCTGCGCGAGGACCTGCGCGGCGTCCACAAGGTGCCGGTGGTGGACTACTCCACCGCGCTGGAGCGGGTGACGTGGGTGCCCTATGCGAAGTCGGGCACGCCGCTGCCGAAGCGGGAGCTCCACATCGTCGAGCTGGCGACGGGCCGCGTGATGGCCATCGCTCCCGCCGAGGGAGAGACGCATGACTTCTTCATCGGCTGGCGGCCGGATGGTGGCGAGGCGCTGAGCCTCCACCTCTCGCGCGACGGCAAGCGGCTGGACCTGACGGGGGTGGAGCCGGTGTCCGGCAAGCGACGGCGCGTGCTGCGCGAGGAGCGGCCGGAGACCTTCGTGGCGGGGCTGGACCTCGAGGCGGGCGGCTTCGCGAAGCAGGTCCGGTTCCTGCCGGACAGCAAGGCCTTCCTCTGGATGTCCGAGCGCGACGGCTGGCGGCACGTGTACCTGTATGACGTGTCGGGACGGCTCATCCGCCAGGTGACACGGGGCGCGTTCCCCGTCCACGAGGTGGTCGGCGTCGCGCCTGGTGGTGACGCAATCTTCGTGGTGGCCTCCGCCGACAGCGGTGCGCCGTACGAGCAGCTCTTCTATCGGGGAAGCTTGAAGGGCGGTGCGCTGAAGCGACTGTCGTCGGGCTCGGGCCTGCACCGAATCACCCTGGCGCCGTCGGGCGGGTACTTCGTCGACACGTGGTCTTCGAGGACGCAGCCCCGGCTGCGGGAGGTGGGCTCCACGGACGGGAAGTCGCGCGTCCGGCTCACGACGTCCGACGTGAGCGCGGTGGAGGCGCTGGGTTTCAAGCCTCCGGAGGCGCTCACCGTCACGGCCGCGGATGGCGTCACGCCGCTGCACGGAGTGCTCTACAAGCCGCGCGACTTCGACCCCACGAAGCGCTACCCGGTCATCGCGTACATCTACGCCGGGCCGTTCATGACGGCGGTGCCCTGGAGCTACCTCGGCAACGGCATGTCGCTCGACAGCGCGTCGATGGCGCAGCTGGGCTTCGTGGTGGTGTTGCTGGACCCCCGGGGGACGCCGGGCCGGAGCAAGGCGTTCCAGGATGCGAACTACGGCCGCGTGGGCCAGACGGAGATTCCCGACTACGTCGCGGGAGTGAAGCAGGCCGCCGCCACCCGTCCGTGGATGGACCTGGAGCGGGTCGGCATTCATGGCCACTCGTGGGGCGGCTACTTCGCGCTGCGCGGCATGCTGACGGCGCCGGAGTTCTTCAAGGCCGGCTACGCGGGGGCGCCCGGAGCGCTGGAGGAGGAGGCAATCATCAACGAGCCGTACCTCGGACTGCCGGGCACGAATCCCGCCGCCTATGAGGCCGGGTCCAACGTCGCCCTCGCGGGCAAGCTGCAGGGGCAGCTCAAGATGATGCACGGGACGAGCGACGTGAATGCGACGCTCTCCACGACGATGCGCATGGCCGAGGCGCTCGTCCGGGAGGGCAAGCACTTCGAGCTGCTCATCATGCCAGGACAGCCCCACAACCCCGAGCCGCCCGCGGACCGCTACTACACCGACGATGTGAACATGTTCTTCGTGCGGACC
- a CDS encoding S41 family peptidase produces MHSRSLTAALTSLLLTLSPGPAAAQVAPASERSAPRTLSPADRDAALAAIIAVIRESYVLPEKVPAIAERLEQSRKAGRYTVDDAALLAERITSDLGAASGDGHLYIHYNPTEYAAELRKLSHASPSEGADSDALFRQEALRDHHGLAELKLLPGNLRYLRITGFEWVRDETGAVYDEALRFLRDGDAVVIDLRGNGGGSHAAVRYLVSHFLDEDVLEMTFLEGSKPPAQSRTLEHVPAGRLKGKPLYVLIDGGVASAGEAFAYDVAQFKLGELVGTKTAGAANNNRFVPISPGFMLSVSFGRPVHPVSGTNWEGVGVPPTVETPPAQALEVAQLLAFKRLAAAPGVSPDALADYEWARLDVEARLKPISVAAARLKSLAGRYGEVEVSVREGALWMARPDRPTRRLSPLTADGLFAVDGSDRLRVRFTPKTLETLWRGDPAPRVYPRS; encoded by the coding sequence ATGCACTCCCGAAGCCTGACCGCGGCCCTGACGTCGCTGCTGCTCACGCTGTCCCCCGGCCCCGCGGCGGCCCAGGTCGCGCCCGCGTCCGAGCGCTCCGCGCCGCGCACCCTCTCCCCCGCCGACCGAGACGCAGCGCTGGCAGCCATCATCGCGGTCATCCGCGAGTCCTACGTCCTGCCCGAGAAGGTCCCCGCCATCGCCGAGCGACTGGAGCAATCCCGGAAGGCCGGGCGCTACACCGTGGACGACGCGGCGCTGCTGGCCGAGCGCATCACCTCGGACCTCGGGGCCGCCAGCGGAGACGGCCACCTCTACATCCACTACAACCCCACCGAGTACGCCGCCGAGCTGCGCAAGCTCTCGCATGCGTCACCGAGCGAGGGCGCGGACAGCGACGCGCTCTTCCGCCAGGAGGCCCTCAGGGACCACCACGGCCTCGCGGAGCTGAAGCTCCTGCCCGGCAACCTCCGCTACCTGCGCATCACCGGCTTCGAATGGGTCCGCGACGAGACGGGCGCGGTCTACGACGAAGCGCTGCGCTTCCTGCGGGACGGCGACGCGGTGGTCATCGACCTGCGCGGCAACGGCGGCGGCTCGCACGCGGCCGTGCGCTACCTGGTCAGCCACTTCCTGGACGAGGACGTCCTGGAGATGACCTTCCTGGAGGGCTCGAAGCCACCGGCGCAGTCGCGCACCCTGGAGCACGTCCCGGCGGGGCGACTGAAGGGCAAGCCGTTGTACGTGCTCATCGACGGCGGCGTGGCCTCCGCGGGCGAGGCCTTCGCCTACGACGTGGCGCAGTTCAAGCTGGGCGAACTGGTCGGCACGAAGACGGCAGGCGCGGCCAACAACAACCGCTTCGTCCCCATCTCCCCCGGCTTCATGCTGAGCGTCTCCTTCGGCCGCCCGGTGCATCCGGTCAGCGGCACCAACTGGGAGGGCGTCGGCGTCCCGCCCACCGTGGAGACGCCGCCCGCCCAGGCGCTGGAGGTCGCCCAGTTGCTGGCCTTCAAGCGCCTGGCGGCGGCACCGGGCGTGTCACCCGATGCCCTGGCCGACTACGAGTGGGCGCGGCTCGACGTGGAGGCACGCCTGAAGCCCATCTCTGTCGCGGCGGCCCGGCTGAAGTCGCTCGCCGGACGCTACGGCGAGGTCGAGGTGAGCGTGCGCGAGGGCGCGCTCTGGATGGCACGGCCCGACCGCCCCACCCGCCGCCTGTCACCGCTGACGGCGGACGGACTGTTCGCCGTCGACGGCTCCGACAGGCTGCGCGTGAGATTCACGCCGAAGACGCTGGAGACGCTGTGGCGGGGAGACCCGGCTCCGCGGGTGTATCCGCGGAGCTGA